A window of Rhododendron vialii isolate Sample 1 chromosome 13a, ASM3025357v1 contains these coding sequences:
- the LOC131313174 gene encoding DEAD-box ATP-dependent RNA helicase 1-like, whose translation MEEASEQNQKQKKSVPVLPWMRSPIDVTLIDECLLNLLPFLDPRLEVALQKMGITSLFPVQVGVWQETIGPGSFERDLCINSPTGSGKTLAYALPIVQMLSTRAVRCLRALVVLPTRDLALQVKEVFSAIAPAVGLSVGLAVGQSSIADEISELIKRPKLEAGICYDPEAPLLHLQSSVDILVATPGRLMDHINSTNGFTLEHLSYLVVDETDRLLREAYQSWLPTVLQLTRSSGGDLRSLFPHISTFLPSTFGSLKTIRRSGVERGFKGKAYPRLVKMVLSATLTQDPSKLAQLDLHHPLLLTTGQRRYRLPERLESFQLICESKLKPLYLVALLQTLQGEKCIVFTSSVESTHRLCTLLNFFGDLQIKIKEYSGLQRQSVRSKALKAFRAGDIQVLVSSDAMTRGMDVEGVTNVINYDIPAYIKTYIHRAGRTARAGQAGRCCTLLRKDEVKRFKKMLQKADNNSCLVYSVPSDSIELLRSAYTSALEKLKESVESESYKKRKIKFKSSRMVKRKELNNSKV comes from the exons atggaGGAAGCATCGGAGCAGAACCAAAAGCAGAAGAAGAGCGTGCCTGTACTCCCATGGATGAGAAGTCCCATTGATGTTACTCTCATCGATGAGTGCCTTCTCAATCTCCTTCCTTTTCTCGACCCCAg GTTGGAGGTGGCGTTGCAGAAAATGGGTATTACTTCACTCTTTCCAGTGCAAGTCGGAGTCTGGCAAGAGACGATTGGACCTGGTTCTTTTGAACGAGACCTTTGTATAAACTCACCGACTGGAAGTGGAAAGACACTAGCCTATGCGTTGCCGATAGTGCAGATGCTGTCAACTCGTGCTGTTAGATGTCTTCGTGCATTAGTGGTATTGCCAACACGTGATTTAGCCTTGCAG GTTAAGGAAGTATTTTCTGCCATTGCACCTGCAGTGGGCTTATCTGTTGGCTTGGCAGTAGGTCAATCTTCAATTGCTGATGAAATTTCAGAACTCATTAAGAGACCTAAGCTTGAGGCGGGTATCTGTTATGACCCTGAAGCTCCTTTGCTTCATTTGCAAAGTTCAGTTGACATTTTGGTGGCAACACCTGGAAGGCTGATGGACCATATAAATTCTACAAATGGTTTTACACTTGAGCATCTTTCTTATCTG GTTGTTGATGAAACAGATCGATTACTCAGGGAAGCATACCAATCCTGGCTGCCCACTGTTCTTCAATTAACGCGCTCCAGTGGTGGGGATCTCAGAAGTCTCTTCCCTCATATCAGCACTTTCCTTCCTTCCACATTTGGTTCCTTAAAAACCATAAGGAGATC GGGTGTTGAAAGGGGCTTTAAGGGTAAGGCTTACCCTAGGCTTGTGAAGATGGTTCTATCTGCGACACTAACCCAAGATCCAAGCAAGCTTGCCCAGCTTGATCTGCATCACCCTTTGCTCTTGACAACTGGGCAAAGACGCTATCGACTCCCTGAACGACTAGAATCCTTCCAATTG ATTTGTGAATCAAAGCTTAAACCCTTGTATTTAGTAGCCCTTCTACAAACTTTACAAGGGGAGAAATGCATTGTTTTCACATCGTCGGTGGAGTCAACCCATAGACTGTGCACCTTACTAAACTTCTTCGGCGATTTACAAATCAAGATCAAGGAGTATTCAGGTCTGCAGCGTCAGTCCGTAAGAAG CAAGGCATTGAAGGCATTCCGGGCGGGTGATATACAAGTACTTGTTTCATCTGATGCAATGACTCGTGGGATGGATGTTGAAGGTGTGACAAATGTCATCAACTATGATATACCTGCATACATAAAGACCTACATCCATCGGGCTGGTCGGACTGCAAGAGCGGGCCAGGCAGGACGCTGCTGTACACTTCTACGTAAGGACGAG GTTAAGCGATTCAAGAAGATGTTACAGAAAGCTGACAACAACTCTTGTCTTGTTTACTCTGTTCCTTCCGATTCCATTGAGTTACTTCGCTCAGCATACACATCCG CTCTGGAGAAACTGAAAGAGAGCGTTGAATCAGAATCATACAAGAAGCGCAAGATTAAGTTTAAGTCTTCAAGAATGGTTAAACGAAAGGAGTTGAACAATTCAAAGGTGTGA